Sequence from the Sphingosinicella ginsenosidimutans genome:
GGATGGTCGGGGGTCGCAAAGACCAGCCGGTCCTCGGCCTGGGCCGTGCCGAGCCGATGGAAATAGACCGACTGGTTCTCGTTCAGCTGCTGAAAGGCATGCGCGCCGGGCTCCGGAAAGCGCGAATAGAAGAAGCCCGATCCGTCCTTCGCCCAGTCGAGATTGGAGAATTTGACCCAGCGGACCTCGTCGCCCGTCGGCTGCCCGGTCGCCACGTCGAGCACGCGCACCGTGCGCCAGTCGGTGCCGCCGTCCTGGATCGAATAGATGAGATGGCGCCCGTCCTGCGAGGGGCGCCATTCGGCGAGCGCCGTCGCGCCGTCCTGCGACCAGCCGTTCGGATCGATCAGCACGCGCGGCGTCCCGCCGAGGCCGTCGCGCACATAGAGCACCGACTGGTTCTGAAGGCCGTCGTTGCGCGTGTAGAAATAGCGGCTGCCGGCCCGCTCCGGGATGCCGAACCGCTCGTAATTGTAGAATTGCGTCATTCGCGCCCGGATCGCCTCGCGGCCCGGCAGCGTCTGGAGGAAGGCGTTGGTGACCGCATTCTGCGCTGTCACCCACTCGCGCACTTCGGGATCGGTGCGCACGTCATTTTCGAGCCAGCGATAGGGATCGGCGATGCTCTCCCCGAAATGCTGCTCCACCACATCGCCCCGCTTCGTGTCCGGATAATGGACCGCCGGCCCCTGCGCGGCCGCGAGCGGCGCGAGGAAAAGGGCGGGCAAGACGAAAAGGAGAGCGGACCTGCGCATGAAAAAGCCCCCGGCTGCATATGGATAGGCGGCGGGTCTAGCAAAGCTCGCGGCGCCGTCAAAGCCGGGCGCCCGATCTGGCAAGGAGAGCCCGGATCTGGTATCGTTCCGCCTCGGAAACGGGGGGAGCCTGGCAGATGGCGACTGTGGCGGAAAGCGGCCGGCCCCACCCGGTCGCGCGCGAGCGCAATTTCTTCTTCTGGATCGCCCTCGCGATCGCGGCGACGACCGTCGCCGGATTTTCGTTCCAGTTCGCGATGGGCCGATCCAGCCTCGCCTCGCCCTGGTGGGTCCACCTCCACGGCGTCACCTTCATGGGATGGATGGCGATCTGGGTGTTCCAGAATTATCTCGTCTGGAGCGGCCGGGTGAACCTCCACCGTCGCGTCGGGCCGATCGCCGCCGTCTATGTCGCCTGGATGATCGCGATCGGAATCAGCGCCACCATGCTGGCCGCGGCGAACCACCGGATCCCTCCCTTTTTCGAACCCAGCGCCTTCATGGTGATGGATTGGACCTACGTCCTCGTCTTCGCCGGCCTCACCTGGTCAGCGGTGCGATTGAGGGCGAAGAGCGACTGGCACCGGCGACTGATGCTGTCTGGCGCAATCGTGGTGATGGCCCCTGGCCTCGCAAGATTGCTTCCGCTGCCATTGCTTGGCGGCTGGATCTACTGGGGCGTCTGGGCGGGCCTCGCGGTCTATTTCGCGATCGCCATGGCCTGGGACATCGCGACCCGCCGCAGCATCCATCCGGCCTATTTCTGGGGCCTTGGCGCGATCACCCTCGGCGTCGCCCTCATCCGCCCCATCGCGTCCAGCCCACCGCTGCTGGCCCTGACCGCACGGTTGACGGGCTGAGCGGACGAAAGGCCGGCCCGGCCGTTCCCGGCCGGGGAATCGCAGGCGATACAGACGGAAAAGGGCCGCCCCATCGGGACGGCCCTTCCTGTTCAAATCTGGCCGCGGATCAGCCGAGCAGTTCCTGCTCGAGCTTCTTGGCCATTTCCTCGATATTCTCGGGCGGCCAGCCGGGGATGTCCATGCCGAGACGCAGGCCCATGCTGGCGAGGACTTCCTTGATTTCGTTCAGCGACTTGCGGCCGAAGTTCGGGGTGCGAAGCATCTCCGCCTCGGTCTTCTGAACGAGATCGCCGATATAGATGATGTTGTCGTTCTTCAGGCAGTTGGCGCTGCGGACCGACAGTTCCAGCTCGTCCACCTTCTTGAGCAGGTAGCGGTTGAGCTGGTTGGCGTCGGCCTCGGCATCGGCCGGGCCGGCGGCCGCGCCGACCATGCCGGCGGGGGTCGACATCATCGTCAGGCCCTCGTCGAAATGGACGAAGAGCTGCAGCTGGTCCTGAAGGATGCGCGCCGCATAAGCCAGCGCGTCATCCGGAGTCACCGTGCCGTCGGTCTCGACCGTCAGCGTCAGCTTGTCATAGTCGAGATCCTGACCGACGCGGGTCGGATCGACCTTGTAGCTGACCTGGCGGACCGGCGAATAAAGCGCGTCGATCGGGATGAGGCCGATCGGCGCGTCGGCCGGCCGGTTGGACGCGGCGGCGACATAGCCCTTCCCGGTCTCGGCGGTGAGCTCCATGTTGAGCGTCGCGCCGTCGTCGAGATGGCAGATGACGAGATCGGGGTTCATCACCTCGATATCGCCCGAGACCGCGATCTGGCCGGCGGTGACCTCACCGGGGCCGGTCGCCGAGAGCGACAGCCGCTTCGGGCCCTCGCCTTCCATCTTCAGCGCGATCTGCTTCACGTTGAGGACGATATCGGTCACGTCCTCGCGGACGCCCGCGAGGCTGGAGAATTCGTGGAGGACGCCCTCGATCTTGATCGAGGTGATCGCGGCGCCCTGAAGCGAGGAAATGAGCACCCGCCGAAGCGAGTTGCCGAGCGTCAGGCCGAAGCCGCGCTCCAGCGGCTCGGCGACGAACGTCGCCTTACGCTTGGCGTCGCCCGCGGCGCGCTTTTCGAGGGCGTTGGGCTTCTTCATTTCCTGCCAGTTCTTTGCGTTGACGGCCATGTTTTCCCTCTGGCGGTTGGGGAAGCGGGGGGCGGCTTCCCGAGTATCTTTCGAACCTCCTGCGCCCGACGTTTCCGGCCAGCGGCCGCGCGCCGGGCTCCGGCGGTTAAACGCGGCGACGCTTGGACGGGCGCACGCCGTTGTGCGGGATCGGGGTCACGTCACGGATCGAGGTGATCGTGAAGCCGACCGCCTGAAGCGCGCGAAGCGCCGATTCGCGACCCGAGCCCGGGCCCTTCACCTCGACCTCGAGGGTGCGCACGCCATGTTCGGCGGCCTTCTTGCCCGCGTCCTCGGCGGCGACCTGGGCGGCATAGGGCGTCGACTTGCGGCTGCCCTTGAAGCCCATCATGCCGGCCGAGCTCCACGCAATGGCATTGCCCTGGGCGTCGGTGATGGTGATCATCGTGTTGTTGAAGCTGGCGTTCACATGGGCGACGCCGGCGGTGATGTTCTTGCGCTCGCGACGGCGGAGGCGCTGCGGTTCACGTGCCATGTCTTGTCTGACCTAACCTTGAAATCTGTGCTTGGCGGAGGCGAGCCTCCGGCGGAGTAATCCGTGCGTGGCGGATTACTTCTTCTTGCCGGCGATCGGCTTGGCCTTGCCCTTGCGGGTGCGCGCATTGGTGTGCGTGCGCTGGCCGCGGACCGGCAGGCCCTTGCGATGGCGAAGCCCGCGATAGCAGGCGAGGTCCATCAGCCGCTTGATGTTCATCGCCGTCTCGCGCCTGAGATCGCCCTCGACGGTATGATCGGCGTCGATCGTCTCGCGCAGGTGCAGGACTTCCTGGTCGGTCAGGTCCTGGACGCGGCGCTCGGCGGGGATGCCCAGCTTGGCGGTGATTTCCTTGGCCTTGGTGCGGCCGATGCCGTGAATGTAGGTCAGCGCGATTTCGACGCGCTTGTTGGTCGGGATGTTGACCCCAGCGATACGTGCCATATGCTTGCTTTTCTCCTGCTCCACGGGCGGGCTGGCGACCTGCCCATCTCAAAGCGTCGTGGCCCGAAACAGGCATAGCCGACGCGCGCACGAAAGCGCCGCCGGAGGACCGGTTAACGGGATGAGCGCGATGTAGGATTTGAGTCGGGGCGAGTCAAGCGCCGCGACTCTCTGGGTTGCAGCGCAGCAAAGAGAGAGGAAAAGCGCCGCCACTTCTGCTAGCCACGACCGATCCGATGGAGGCTGATCGATGAGCGGAACGGGGGATGCACAGGCGGCGCCGGCGATCGGGCAGAATCCCGACATACGCTATCTGGGCCGGCTGCTCGGCGACGTGATCCGCGAGGCGGACGGCGAGGCGCTTTTCCGCCGGATCGAATATATCCGCGCAAGCTCGGTCGATCGCTATCGCGGCGTCACCCGGGGCGACGCGGTGGACCCGGGCCTCGACGCGCTGAGCCTCGACGACACGCTCGCCTTCGTCCACGGCTTCATGCTGTTCACCCTGCTCGCCAATCTCGCCGAGGACCGGCAGGGCTTCACGTCCGAACCGGGCGGCACGATGGCGGAGGCGCTGGCGCGGCTCGCGCGCGAGGGAATCGGCGCCGATGCGGCCGCGGAGCTGCTCGACGGCGCGCTCATCGCTCCGGTGCTGACCGCGCACCCGACCGAGGTGCGCCGCAAGAGCATCATCGATCACCGCAACCGGATCGCCGAGCTGATGAAGCTGCGCGATCGCGGCGCCCTCGAGACGGCGGAGGGCGACGAGGTGGAGGTCGCGCTCAAGCGCCAGATCGCCCTGCTGTGGCAGACGCGGGCGCTGCGGCGCGAGCGATTGTTCGTCGCCGATGAGGTGGAGACCGCCATTTCCTACCTGCGCGACACGTTCCTTCCCGTCCTTCCCGCCATGTATGCGCGCTGGGAGCGTGCGCTCGGCCGAAGGCCGGCGAGCTTCCTGAGGCCGGGCAGCTGGATCGGCGGCGACCGCGACGGCAATCCCTTCGTCGGCGCGGAGTCGCTCCGCCTTGCCCTCTCCCGGGCGGCGGAGACGGCGATCGGCCATTATCTGGACCAGGTCCACGCGCTGGGGGCCGAGCTGTCGATTTCATCCGAACATGCCCATGTGCCCGAAGCGGTGCTGGCCATCGCCGAGCGTTCGGGCGATCTCGGCCTCGCGCGGCGCGACGAGCCCTATCGGCGCGCGCTCACCGCCATTTACGGCCGGCTCGCCGCGACCTTCGAAAGGGTCGTCGGCCGGCCGCCGGAGCGCCGCGCCTCCGTCGCTGGCGAGCCTTATGACGCGCCGGGGGACTTCAGGGCGGAGCTCGAGGCGATCGCGGACGGGCTCGGCGAGATCGGGCGCACCGGCCCGCTCGGCCGGCTGGTCCGCGCGGTCGAGACCTTCGGCTTCCATCTCGCGACGCTCGATCTCAGGCAGAATTCCGATGTCCATGAGCGCGTCGTCGCCGAGCTGCTCAGGGTTGCCGAGGTCGGGCCGGATTATGCGGCGCTCGACGAGGCGGCGCGCGTTGCTTTGCTTCGCGCCGAGCTCGCGACCGTCCGTCCGCTCGCCAGCCCTTTCGCGGACTATTCGGACGAGACGAAATCCGAGCTCGCGATCCTCCACGCCGCCGCCGAAGCCCATGCCGCCTACGGCCCGGCCGCGATCACGACCTACATCATCTCCAAGGCCGCCAGCGTCTCCGATCTGCTGGAAGTCCATGTGATGCTGAAGGAAGCGGGCCTGTGGCGCCCCGGCGATCCGCCGCACGCGGCGATCATGGTCGTGCCGCTGTTCGAGACGATCGAGGATCTCGAGGCGGCGCCGGCGATCATGCGCGCCTTCTTCGCGCTTCCGGAAATGGCGGCCATCACGAAGGCGCGCGGGCACCAGGAGGTGATGCTCGGCTATTCCGACAGCAACAAGGATGGCGGCTATCTCACCTCGGTCTGGAGCCTCCAGAAGGCGAGCCGCGCGCTTGCCGAAGTCTTCGCCGAGGCGGGGACCCGGCTCCAGCTTTTCCACGGCCGGGGCGGCGCCGTCGGCCGCGGCGGCGGATCGAGCTTCGCCGCGATCCTCGCCCAGCCGTCCGGCACCGTCCAGGGCCGCATCCGCATTACCGAGCAGGGCGAGGTGATCGCCGCCAAATATGGGACGCCGGAAAGCGCCGCGGCCAATCTCGACGCGATGGCCTCCGCCACCTTGCTCGCCAGCCTCGAGCCGCGATCGGGGCGCCGGCGCGAGCGCTTCTACGCCGCGATGGCGCGCATTTCCGAGACCGCCTTCGCGGCCTATCGCGATCTCGTCTACGGCACCGAAGGCTTCCGCACCTTCTTCCGCCAGATGACGCCGATCGCCGAGATATCGGGGCTCAAGATCGGATCGCGGCCGGCCAGCCGGAACCAGTCCGGCCGGATCGAGGATCTGCGCGCCATTCCCTGGGTCTTCTCGTGGAGCCAGGCGCGGGTGATGCTGCCGGGCTGGTACGGCGTCGGCCACGGGCTCGCCGCGTTCGGCGACATCGAAGAGCTCCGGGAGATGCGGGAGGCCTGGCCCTTCTTCCGGACCACGCTCGACAATCTGGAGATGGTGCTCGCCAAATCGGACATGGGGATCGCCGCCCATTATGCCGGGCTGGTCGAGGACGAGGCGCTGCGCGACACCCTGTTCGGCCGCATCCGCGACGATTGGATGAAGACGCGCGAATGCCTGCTGGCGATCACCGGCGAGTCCCGATTGCTCGAAAGCCAGCCGGCGCTCGACGCCTCGATCCGCCTGCGCCTCCCCTATATCGAGCCGCTGAACCTGCTGCAGATCGAGCTGATGAAACGCCACCGCGCCGGCGAGGACGACCCAAGGATCGCCGAGGGCATCCAGCTTTCGATCAACGCCATCGCGACCGCGCTGAGGAATTCGGGGTAGCGGGCCCGCCGATACTCGGTCACATCGGCGTCGGCGGGCACGTTCCGACCGGAAGGGGACGGGTACGGCCCGCCCCCTCGCCTCTTACAGTCCGTCGACGGCCTTGCTGACCAGCACGCTGACCTGGACCCGGCGGTTCTGCGTCCGGCCGTCGGGGGTGTCGTTGCTCGCCACCGGATTCGATTCGGACATGCCGGTCGGTGTCAGCATCCGATAGGGCTGCCAGCCGCAGGCCTGCTGGAGATAGTTGACGACGTTGCCCGCGCGGCGTTCGCTGAGCGCCTGGTTGACCTCCGGGCTGCCGACCGAATCGGTGTAGCCGACGACGAGCAGAAGCGCGTTCTCCGTCTGCCCGGCCGACTGGGCCGTGGCGCACAGATCGGCCTTCGCCTGTTCGGACAGGTTGGCCCGGCCGAAGGCGAAGTTCACCGTGGTCGTGCTGCGGACATTATATTGATCGATGCTGCCGAGGCGGCCGCGAAGCGCCTCCGTCGCCTCGGCATTGTGCTGGATCGCGGAACCCTGCTCCGCGAATTGCTGAGCGGTGCCGCCGTGGATCATCGAGGCGGTCCTGAGGTCCCGGTTCTTGAGATCGATCCGCCGCGCGACGAGGCCACCGCCCGATTGCCAGGTCTGGACGCTGACCGGCAGGCCGTTGAGCAGCGAATCCTCGGCAAGCCGGGTGCGCCCCAGGCCAAGGAAGCCGCCGCGCGCCGTGATCCTTGTGTCGCCACTGACCGCGACGGACGTCGTGGCGCCGTCGGCGGTCGAGACTTGCAGCTGATCGCCACTGCGCGCGGTGATGATCCCGTCGATGTCGGGCCCTTCGGTCATCTCGCCCGTTTCCGCGGGAGGCGGGCCGCTGACGCTCGTTGAAATATCGGCCTCCGGCGGGTCCTGGGGCTGCGCCGCGAGCGCGACCGGGGCCGCCGCGGCGACGCCGGCGAGAAGGATGAGAAGGCCTGGATTTCTGGACATGACGCGCATGGATTATTCCTTCGAACTCGGCCGTCGGGCCGGCGAAACGTAACTTCCTCCCATCGATGCCCACGCTGATCTGCGGCTCGCCGCTGCGCCCGGACGCCGATGACGTGGCGTTCCGTGTTCGGGGCAACCTTTCTCCCAGATGAACGAACCCAGCATCACCGGCAATTCCGACGATCATTCGAGCGCATCACGCGACGAAACGCCGAAGCGCCTTGGTTAACTGCGGCTTTCCCTGTTAGTATAATTACGGTATCACAATAGATGTTGAAATAATTACGTCTGCTATTCGTGACCTAACCTGTAGATTCATTTTGTCGGTTCCGTTTTGTCGAGAATGGACTGGCTACGACTGAACCTCGTATTTGCGACTTAGTTTCGTCGTGGCCAATTCATTTTGCTTCAGAGAGGCCGCCGCTCCCGTGGCAATGGGCAGGCGCTCCGTCTTGCCAACCGCGCCGTCGAAAGCGACAACAGGCGGATGCGGCCCCGAACCGCGCGGAGGGGGATATGCGACGACTGGCGGGCGCCCTTGCGGCGGCGCTGATCCTGGCGACGGCTTCGTCCGCCGAGGCCGCGGACGGAGACGGGCATTTCGTCCGCACGGCGCATGGAATCGCCGTCGTTCCGGCGCATGGGCCGCGCGTGTCTCTCGAAGTCTATGGCCCCCGGATCGTGCGGGTTACCGCGCTGCCGGCGCCCGATGCGCGCGTCATGCCGAGCCTGATGGTGACCGCGCGCCCCAATGGCCGCTTCACCGTCTCTGAGGAGAGCGGACGCGCGGTGATTTCGACGGGCGAGATCCACGCCGAGGTCGATCTTGCCGACGGGAGGGTGCGCTTCCGAAACGCGGCCGGCGAGACCGTGCTTGCCGAAACCGCGCCGCCCAGCTTCACGCCGGTGACGGTTCAGGGCGAGCCCTATGTCTCGATCCGCCAGCAGTTCAACCGCGGCACCGATGAGGGCCTCTTCGGTCTCGGCCAGCACCAGAACCGGCAGATGAACTATAATGGCGAGGACGTCGAACTCGCCCAGCACAATATCGACATCGCCATCCCCTTCATCGTCTCGACCCGCAATTACGGCCTGCTGTGGGACAATGATTCGATCACCCGCTTCGGCAATCCCAGGCCCTATGGCCTTGCCGGCGCGGCGGACGACGGCCTCGCCGTCACCGGGGACAACGGGGCGAACGGCTGGACCGCGCATTATTATGTCGGCGACCGCCTGGTCGCGACCCGGCAGGAAGCGACGATCGACTATCAATATCTCGATCGCGGCAATGACTGGCCGACCGGCACGCGCACCCCCGACGGCGCGGGCACGGTGCCCGGCCTGCGCGTCGTGTGGACCGGCCGCGCGACGGCGCGCAGCGGCGGGCTGCACCGTTTCCGTCTCTACGCGTCGAGCTATTTCAGCATGTCGATCGACGGCCGCGAGGCGATCGATGCGTGGCGGCAGAACTGGAACCCCTGGTATCACAATGCCGATCTGCCGATCGCGGCGGGCGGCCATGCCGATATCCGCATCGAATGGCGGCCGGAGGGCGGCTATCTCGCCTTGCTCCACAACGATCCGCAGGACGAGGCCGATCGGCACAGCCTCTCCTTCGCTTCCGAGGTGGGCCGCGCAGAGGATTATTATTTCATCGCCGGCGACGACATGGACGGCGTCATCGCGGGCTACCGCGCGCTGACCGGCAAGGCCGAGCTGCTGCCGCGCTGGGCCTACGGCTTCTGGCAGAGCCGCGAACGCTATGAGACGCAGGACCAGCTCGTCGGGGTCGTCGAGGAATATCGGCGTCGCGGCCTGCCGCTCGACAATATCGTGCAGGACTGGTTCTACTGGCCGGAGGATGCGTGGGGCAGCCACCGTTTCGATCCCGCGCGCTACCCAGATCCGCAGGCGATGATCGATCGCATCCACGCGCTCGATGCCCATTTCATGATCTCGGTCTGGCCCAAATTCTATCCGACGACCGACAATTACCGCGCGCTCGACGCGGTCGGCGCCATCTATCGCCGCAACGTCGCGCTCGGCACCCGGGACTGGGTCGGCCAAGGCTATCTCAACAGCTTCTACGATCCCTACAACGCACGCGGCCGGCGGCTTTACTGGACGCAGATCCGCGATCGGCTCGCGCGGCTCAGCGTGGATGGCTGGTGGCTCGACGCGAGCGAGCCGGACATCCATTCCAATCTTTCGATCGAGGAGCGCGCGCTGAGGATGGGCCCGACGGCGCTCGGGCCCGGCGCGGCCTTCTTCAACTCCTATCCGATCGCCCATGTCGGCGGCCTTGCCGGCAATCTGGTGCGCTGGAACCCGGCCGTGCGGCCCTTCATCCTCACCCGCTCGGCCTTCGGCGGCATCCAGCGCGCCTCTGCGGCGGTCTGGTCCGGCGACGTGCCCTCGCGCTGGGAGGCGCTGCGCGATCAGATTTCGGCCGGGATCAACTATTCGATGTCGGGCGCGCCCAACTGGACCCACGATATCGGCGGCTTCGCGGTCGAGGCCCGCTATGCCAGCCAGGATCCGGCCGCGCAGGAAGAATGGCGCGAGCTCAACACGCGCTGGTTCCAGTTCGGCGCCTTCTCGCCATTGTTCCGCAGCCACGGCCAGTTCCCGCACCGCGAAATCTACGAAATGGCACCCGAGGGCAGCCCGACCTACGAGACGATGGCCTGGTACGACCGGCTTCGTTACCGCCTGTTCCCCTATATCTACACCCTCGCCGCCGACACCTACTGGCGCGACGGCACGATCATGCGCGGGCTCGTGATGGATTTCCCGCAGGATCGGCGCGGCTGGGGGTCGACGACGAATATATGTTCGGGCCGGCCTTCCTGGTCGCGCCGGTCAGCGAGTTTCGCGCCCGCGCCCGCGACGTCTATCTGCCCGCCGGGGCGCGCTGGATCGATTTCTATTCGGGCGAGGCGCATGAGGGCGGCCGAACGATCCGCGCGGCCGCGCCCTATGAGCGGATGCCGCTCTTCGTCCGGGCGGGAGCGATCGTCCCCACCGGGCCCGCCATGCAGCAGACCGGCGATGCGTCGGCCTCGCCGATCACCCTGCTCGTCTATCCGGGCGCCGACGGCAGCTTCTCGCTCTACGAGGATGACGGCGCGAGCTTTGCCTATCGCCGCAATGTCTATGCCCGGATTCCGATCCGCTGGGACGATCGCAGCGGCACGCTCACCATCGGCCCGCGCCAGGGCGGCTATCCCGGCATGGCGCCGAGGCGGGAGATCCGGGTGCGCTGGATGATCCCGGGGCGTGCGCTCGATCTCGACGGGACCGTGGACTCCAGCCTTACTTATAGCGGCGAGGCGGTCACCGTGCGGCCGGGCGCCTGAGCCTGATGCTCCTCCCCTCGGGGCTTCGTCCCGCCGGGAGGATTTCGAGTGAGCCGCTACCGATCCAGATATCGCGGCGGGCCGTCCGACTGGCGGCGGATCAGTTCGAAATCGAGCAGCCGGTGCGGGACCGACGCCGCGGTGCCGGCGCGCTTTGCGGCGATCAGATCGGCGAGGATGGTGACGGCGCCGTCGGCCATGGCGGCCACCGGCTGGCGGATCGTCGTCAATTCCGGCCAGATCGTCGTCGCGACCGGCGTGTCATCGAAGCCGCAGACCGACAGGTCCGCCGGCACGTCGAGCCGATGGCGGTGCGCGGTCGCCACCGCCGCGGCCGCCATGTCGTCATTGGAGGCGAAGATGGCGGTCGGTCGCTTGTCGAGCAGCAGCAGATGCTCCGCCGCGGTGAGCCCCGACTGATAGCCGTAGGTGCCGTGTGCGATCATCGATTCATCGACCGGCAGCCCCGCCTCCTCCAGCGCATCGCGATAACCGGCGAGGCGAAGTCCGGTCGAGGCATGGTTGGGGAGGCCCGAGATGAAGGCGATCCGGCGGTGGCCGAGCTTGATCAGGTGGCGCGTCATCTCGCGCGCTGCGCCGCGATCGTCGATGCCGATCGAGGCCATGTCCGATGCGGATCGGACGGAGCCGGTGGCGACCAGCGCGATGCCGGCGTCGATGAGGCGCTCGATCAGCCGGGGGGCGTCGGCGAGCGGCGGCGGCAGGATGACGCCATCGAGCCGCGCGCCGATCAGCATCTCGGCCGCCTCCTCCTCGTCCGCCCCCGGCTCGTTGCGGCGGACGATAAGCTGGCTGTTGATCTGGCTGCACCGGTCGAGCGCGCCGATCAGGAACTCGCCCAGATAGGCGGCGCTCGGAATTCGCGAGAGCAGCCCGATCCTCAGCACCGATGCACCGGCGAGCGAGCGGGCGGCCGGATTGGGCGCATAATTGAGCGCCCGGATCGCGGCGTCGACCAGGCGGCGGGTTTCGGGCTTCACCCGGTCCTCGCCATTGATCACGCGCGACACCGTCATGCGCGATACGCCGGCATAGGTCGCGACATCGTGGATCGTCGGCGCGCCGCGCCGGCGGGAAGGCGGGCTCTTGTTCAAGCGGATCTCCGCGACATGCGCGTCAGGCTGCGCTTTTGGCGCGGGCTGTCAAGCGGGAGGAAAGGAGCGCCGGGCCGGGCGAGAGGGCGGCGAACGCCTCCCCGCCCGGCCCGTCGGAATCAGACGACGCCGAACGCCAGCATCGCATCGGCGACCTTCTTGAAGCCGGCGATGTTCGCGCCCTTCACATAATCGGTATAGCCGCCGCCGCGGTCGCCATATTCAAGGCAGCGCTCATGGATGCCGTCCATGATGTCGCGGAGCATCTGCTGAAGCTCGCTCTCGCGCCACGAGCGGCGCTCGCTGTTCTGGCTCATCTCGAGGCCCGAGACGGCCACGCCGCCGGCATTGGAGGCCTTGCCCGGCGCGTAGAGAAGGTGCGCTTCCTTGAAGACATGGACGCCGTCGAGATCGGTCGGCATGTTCGCGCCTTCCGACACCGCGATGCAGCCATTGCGCACCAGCGTCCGCGCATCCTCGCCGAGCAGCTCGTTCTGGGTGGCGCAGGGCAGCGCCACGTCGCATTCGACGCCCCAGGGCCGCTGGCCGGCGTGGAAGGTCGCGTTCTTGAACTCGTCGGCATATTCGGAAATGCGACCGCGCCGGCGCGTCTTGTGCGCCTTCACCCAGTTGATCTTCTCCTGATCGATGCCGTCGGGATCGTGGACGAAGCCCTCGCTGTCCGACAGCGTCAGCACCTTGCCGCCGAGCTGGTTGATCTTTTCCGCCGCATGGGTCGCGACATTGCCGGAGCCGGAGATCACGGCGCGCTTGCCGGCGAGATCCTGCCCCTTGGTCTTGAGCATGTTCTCGAGGAAATAGACCGCGCCATAGCCGGTCGCCTCGGGGCGGATCAGCGAGCCGCCATATTCCATGCCCTTGCCGGTGAGGACGCCGGTGAACTGGCCGGTGATGCGCTTGTACTGGCCGTACATATAGCCGATCTCGCGCCCGCCGACGCCGATGTCGCCGGCCGGAACGTCCACGTCGGCGCCGATGTGCCGATAGAGCTCGGTCATGAAGCTCTGGCAGAAGCGCATGATCTCCCCGTCGCTCTTGCCCTTCGGGTTGAAGT
This genomic interval carries:
- a CDS encoding DNA-directed RNA polymerase subunit alpha — its product is MAVNAKNWQEMKKPNALEKRAAGDAKRKATFVAEPLERGFGLTLGNSLRRVLISSLQGAAITSIKIEGVLHEFSSLAGVREDVTDIVLNVKQIALKMEGEGPKRLSLSATGPGEVTAGQIAVSGDIEVMNPDLVICHLDDGATLNMELTAETGKGYVAAASNRPADAPIGLIPIDALYSPVRQVSYKVDPTRVGQDLDYDKLTLTVETDGTVTPDDALAYAARILQDQLQLFVHFDEGLTMMSTPAGMVGAAAGPADAEADANQLNRYLLKKVDELELSVRSANCLKNDNIIYIGDLVQKTEAEMLRTPNFGRKSLNEIKEVLASMGLRLGMDIPGWPPENIEEMAKKLEQELLG
- the ppc gene encoding phosphoenolpyruvate carboxylase is translated as MSGTGDAQAAPAIGQNPDIRYLGRLLGDVIREADGEALFRRIEYIRASSVDRYRGVTRGDAVDPGLDALSLDDTLAFVHGFMLFTLLANLAEDRQGFTSEPGGTMAEALARLAREGIGADAAAELLDGALIAPVLTAHPTEVRRKSIIDHRNRIAELMKLRDRGALETAEGDEVEVALKRQIALLWQTRALRRERLFVADEVETAISYLRDTFLPVLPAMYARWERALGRRPASFLRPGSWIGGDRDGNPFVGAESLRLALSRAAETAIGHYLDQVHALGAELSISSEHAHVPEAVLAIAERSGDLGLARRDEPYRRALTAIYGRLAATFERVVGRPPERRASVAGEPYDAPGDFRAELEAIADGLGEIGRTGPLGRLVRAVETFGFHLATLDLRQNSDVHERVVAELLRVAEVGPDYAALDEAARVALLRAELATVRPLASPFADYSDETKSELAILHAAAEAHAAYGPAAITTYIISKAASVSDLLEVHVMLKEAGLWRPGDPPHAAIMVVPLFETIEDLEAAPAIMRAFFALPEMAAITKARGHQEVMLGYSDSNKDGGYLTSVWSLQKASRALAEVFAEAGTRLQLFHGRGGAVGRGGGSSFAAILAQPSGTVQGRIRITEQGEVIAAKYGTPESAAANLDAMASATLLASLEPRSGRRRERFYAAMARISETAFAAYRDLVYGTEGFRTFFRQMTPIAEISGLKIGSRPASRNQSGRIEDLRAIPWVFSWSQARVMLPGWYGVGHGLAAFGDIEELREMREAWPFFRTTLDNLEMVLAKSDMGIAAHYAGLVEDEALRDTLFGRIRDDWMKTRECLLAITGESRLLESQPALDASIRLRLPYIEPLNLLQIELMKRHRAGEDDPRIAEGIQLSINAIATALRNSG
- a CDS encoding LacI family DNA-binding transcriptional regulator; translation: MNKSPPSRRRGAPTIHDVATYAGVSRMTVSRVINGEDRVKPETRRLVDAAIRALNYAPNPAARSLAGASVLRIGLLSRIPSAAYLGEFLIGALDRCSQINSQLIVRRNEPGADEEEAAEMLIGARLDGVILPPPLADAPRLIERLIDAGIALVATGSVRSASDMASIGIDDRGAAREMTRHLIKLGHRRIAFISGLPNHASTGLRLAGYRDALEEAGLPVDESMIAHGTYGYQSGLTAAEHLLLLDKRPTAIFASNDDMAAAAVATAHRHRLDVPADLSVCGFDDTPVATTIWPELTTIRQPVAAMADGAVTILADLIAAKRAGTAASVPHRLLDFELIRRQSDGPPRYLDR
- a CDS encoding OmpA family protein encodes the protein MRVMSRNPGLLILLAGVAAAAPVALAAQPQDPPEADISTSVSGPPPAETGEMTEGPDIDGIITARSGDQLQVSTADGATTSVAVSGDTRITARGGFLGLGRTRLAEDSLLNGLPVSVQTWQSGGGLVARRIDLKNRDLRTASMIHGGTAQQFAEQGSAIQHNAEATEALRGRLGSIDQYNVRSTTTVNFAFGRANLSEQAKADLCATAQSAGQTENALLLVVGYTDSVGSPEVNQALSERRAGNVVNYLQQACGWQPYRMLTPTGMSESNPVASNDTPDGRTQNRRVQVSVLVSKAVDGL
- the rpsK gene encoding 30S ribosomal protein S11, whose amino-acid sequence is MAREPQRLRRRERKNITAGVAHVNASFNNTMITITDAQGNAIAWSSAGMMGFKGSRKSTPYAAQVAAEDAGKKAAEHGVRTLEVEVKGPGSGRESALRALQAVGFTITSIRDVTPIPHNGVRPSKRRRV
- the rpsM gene encoding 30S ribosomal protein S13, with amino-acid sequence MARIAGVNIPTNKRVEIALTYIHGIGRTKAKEITAKLGIPAERRVQDLTDQEVLHLRETIDADHTVEGDLRRETAMNIKRLMDLACYRGLRHRKGLPVRGQRTHTNARTRKGKAKPIAGKKK